A genomic window from Caldicellulosiruptor kronotskyensis 2002 includes:
- a CDS encoding NifB/NifX family molybdenum-iron cluster-binding protein — translation MKKKRVAIATSDGRLVNRHFGNSENFLIVDLFSDGSCELICVREFKDKEEDCSNEQRIEKRVDMLKDCDVIVANRIGLCALEKLSDKVVLERQGFIKDALKEIVEIFM, via the coding sequence ATGAAGAAAAAAAGAGTGGCAATTGCAACGAGTGATGGAAGACTTGTAAATAGGCATTTTGGAAATAGTGAAAATTTTCTGATAGTTGACCTTTTCAGCGATGGAAGCTGTGAACTTATATGTGTTAGAGAATTTAAAGACAAAGAAGAAGATTGTTCTAATGAACAGAGGATAGAAAAGAGAGTGGATATGCTAAAAGACTGTGATGTAATTGTAGCAAATAGAATTGGGCTTTGTGCATTGGAAAAACTTTCAGACAAAGTTGTATTGGAAAGACAGGGGTTTATAAAAGATGCCTTAAAAGAGATTGTAGAGATTTTTATGTAA
- a CDS encoding radical SAM protein: MESKLLGHPCFNKDVIYKIGRIHLPVAKSCNIKCNYCDKNISCINDHHPGACSKVLTPQEALLRYKDITSKDQTIKIVGISGPGDPLFNQETFETFELIRNYDAQAEFCISTNGLLLEDLAEVLLNYNVKYVTVTVNAVDSNIAQNIYEFAMYNELLYFGKEAAELIVHKQQHGIYKASEFGLVVKVNTVLIPGINSHHIEKIAARVKELGATVMNIMPLIPYAKFSDIEKPSCSVLAQAREKCSKIIQLVTHCKQCRSDEAGLLV, from the coding sequence ATGGAAAGTAAACTTCTTGGTCACCCATGTTTCAATAAAGATGTCATATATAAAATTGGCAGAATACATCTTCCTGTTGCAAAGTCTTGCAATATCAAATGTAATTACTGTGACAAGAACATCTCATGCATAAACGATCACCACCCTGGCGCATGCTCAAAAGTATTAACTCCTCAAGAGGCGCTTTTAAGGTACAAGGATATCACAAGCAAAGACCAAACTATAAAGATAGTAGGAATTTCTGGACCGGGCGATCCTCTCTTTAATCAAGAAACATTTGAAACTTTTGAGCTTATAAGAAATTATGATGCTCAGGCAGAGTTTTGTATAAGCACAAATGGACTTTTATTAGAAGATTTGGCGGAAGTGCTTTTAAATTACAATGTCAAATATGTGACAGTCACAGTCAACGCAGTAGATAGCAATATTGCTCAGAACATTTATGAATTTGCCATGTACAACGAACTACTATATTTTGGCAAAGAGGCGGCTGAGCTTATTGTCCATAAACAGCAACATGGTATCTACAAAGCATCCGAGTTTGGACTTGTGGTGAAGGTAAATACAGTTTTGATACCTGGAATAAATAGCCATCACATTGAGAAGATTGCTGCAAGAGTCAAAGAACTTGGTGCTACGGTGATGAATATAATGCCGCTCATACCCTATGCAAAATTTTCTGATATTGAAAAACCATCTTGTAGTGTTCTTGCTCAAGCAAGAGAAAAGTGTAGTAAAATAATTCAGCTGGTGACCCATTGCAAACAGTGCAGGTCGGATGAAGCTGGATTGCTTGTGTGA